The nucleotide sequence aaattacaaaattctcacgtCTTTTCCTCTCAAACTCTAACAAAGCAATGCCCTCTCAGCTTCTTCTCAAAACATTCAATCGCACCCAAAAAGACAATCTTCTAGcaaccttcattacatgcaaacttcaatcataccatacgcaaACTTCATTCATATTGTGCACCCATGTCAAACACACAACTACgtaatacatacacacacacataccacaTTATTGTTCACTTTTATATGTACGTAGAAATCTAACATGTTTTTTATAATGCTTGATTTCTTATAACATGATACAatacaatataacaaatttgattaaaaattacatttatttattgataagCACGTAGAAATTAATGTCAcgttttataattatatctcGTTCTCTTATTTTCTCTCGCTCTGTTCTTTCGCGTCTTTGTTCAATCCTCTTGCTGACTTATACCTGCCTCAACACACCGACTTACTCGAACGTCGCGTGCCCAAGCAGATAGTGGGAGAAACTGCATCTTTCCGTGTCACTGACTTCGTTTGGTGTTTGCGCCGCACGAGTGTCAGGTAGACCTTCCAATGTAAACAAAATCTTCGAACTCAGGGCATTGACCACAAAAGGCAGCTCAACTGTTAGACGTCGCTACTTGGCCCGCATTTTTTATTTacgaagtatctgcaacagatgAAATGATAtcattacataattattattttgttacataatCTGTAACAAATTATTGGCAAAAAATTATGACAGGAAACCCACTCTTAGCCAGTAACACTTCTTTTATGATAATCAATTTCAACAACTTtcttttactttattattattttaaaagaagAATATTTGTTAATGTTAACATTGTTTTAAAAGAAGTGTTATCGCACGATGGAAACCACGAGAAGGTGGTGGGCTTCTTCCATCAGGATGGGATGAAAAGGGGACAGAATGGATAATACTGGATAAGATAATTTGGATAAAATAATTTGGACAAGATAATTTGGACAAGATAATTTGGATAAGATAATTTAGACAGTCCGACGTCGAATCCTTGCAACATTTTTTGATTATATTCTGAACCCGTGAACGAATCAACAGGCGCACGCCAAGCAAGGGCGTGCGAGAAAACGTCGAGCGACTGCACTTTGCAGCACAGTCCGACGTTGAATTTCtgcgacattttttaatttttatattctgaacCCGTGAACGAATCAACAGGCGCACGCCAAGCAAGGGCGTGCGAGAGAACGTCGAGCGACTGCACTTTGCAGCACAGTCCGACGTTGAATTTCtgcgacattttttaatttttatattctgaacCCGTGAACGAATCAACAGGCGCACGCCAAGCAAGGGCGTGCGAGAAAACGTCGAGCGACTGCACTTTGCAGCACAGTCCGACGTTGAATTTCtgcgacattttttaatttttatattctgaacCCGTGAACGAATCAACAGGCGCACGCCAAGCAAGGGCGTGCGAGAGAACGTCGAGCGACTGCACTTTACAGCACAGTCCGACGTCGAATCGTTGCGACATTAGTATCGTTTTCGCTGAGAGATCTTTTTCGTTTTTTCAGGCGCTCTCTTTCTTCCATTATAAATTGGGGTTCTCTAATGGACATACCCCTGTTATACCGGCTGTCTATATATTCCGGTAACATGCACTCattgtaaaattgaatcaaTTTCGGTTCCATCTGATCCTTCCAAAACACGTCGTCTCTTTCGACGGTAACGCATTTTATTCCTTTCCGTGTCCAAATGCAAAATATGCAGTATGATCTGCCTGTTACGTGCAGCTGTCCTTGCACTTGGTAGTAATACTGATGGGTTTTATTTAACGCAGTACCCGcatcattttcaaatatccgcCGCATTGATGGAATTGTCTTGATCGCCTCCTCCGGCAACAAATTCTCTGCTGTCTTCGGGCACTTTATTTCCACGATGCCCTCTTCATCGATAACACCATCCGGCGATGCTCGTATGAACGGATGAGCACTATCGATGAAGATTCCGCATTCTTTAATATTTCTCCCTgtatatttcttcaattcttcacggGCAACTTCTTCGTACTCTTGCCCGTATTTAATTGCAGGAACGTTAACAATTTTCGGATATATTATTCTTTTCACCAAATTACCACACAACGTTCCACTTCTTCGACGGCACACACTTGCGAAATTGGATGCCGTTAGAAGTTTCGACTTGTAGGTATACCATCGCGGATTTTTCGATTGTCCGATTGTTTCTACTTGAATGGCATCCTTCTTTTCTTGCCAATTACGGAGCATCTCCATATGTTTTTCTTGTTGCAGCTTATAAATGGTACTATCGATGTCCGGTTTCGCTGCGTTTGCTCCGTAATCGGAATCTTTTTCAGAACGGAATTGTTTGCTTATGCGTGTCGCGACTTCTGTTTCCTTTCGTCTCTCCAAAGTTTTTtcatttctcttctttcttcttgcTTCCATGTTTGATGTAATTACAGCCGGTTTCTTCTTCATCGCTCTATTTATCTGTGAAAGTGGTTCCTCCGTGTTGTATTGTAATACGGCAGCAGCACATCTTGCCGTGTAGGAACCTCTTTGGCCGAAATTTAATCTCTTCCCACCGATGTACTTGGCAAGGACGCCGTTGAAACTCTCCACAGTGTTATTGTTGCAGTTGTACAATAAACTCTCTGCATGAGCTGTTAGCGGCTGAAGTATGTCCTTTATCAGCTCATATATTCCCATACTCTTCAATTATGGGACGATGTTTGTCtcattttctttgctttttcCATCGCAGAAGTAATTTATTCTATTACATTCTGCGTGTTCGCCAAACACGTGACTGGGAATATTATAAATGTCAcagtataaatttgtaatttttgtggcGATTGGTACATTTTCCTTACTTCTATACCGTGCGGCTTTTACAATTGCCGTTCGCATCCGTCGAATGCTGTTTTCTACAGCTTTCCTCAGTGTGCCTGCGGTCGTTTTCTTcacaatttctttcatttttttgcaGAAATTCCGTAGCAAATGATTCgtgcattcaattttttttacacgAATATCTGTCTTATACGGATCTGCGTCTAAAATCTTTTTATAAACGCTGCTATCCCCGTCCGCGATTAGGGTCGAATAAATTAATCCACGCTTTGCCACGCTGGTTTTAAATCCTTCCACAATTGCATCGCTTTCCATAGCAGTGGATGCTCGACTCTTGCTCCAATTCTTGAAACACACGTGTTTTCGTGGTTCTTTCTAATCTCTTGCAGCATATTCGCATATTGTGCATCTTTTATTTCGCACGCCAATGTATAAAACTTTTCGGGTGTGATATCCAACTATCACACCAACTCCCGAAGCAGAGTTATATGCGCCGGTGCGATATGATCTCTTCATCCAGCTCCCATCGGCGACGACGGGAATGTGTGGAATTCCAGATTGCGGGATGATATCGCCTCTTTCAATGGCTAATCGTTTTTCTTCTGCAGCCGCTGCTATCATTTCTTCTTCCGCAGCAGCAATCAACGAATTTGCTATTTCGTCGTGGTATTTTACAAATTGACGTTTCGgcatacattttatattcatgGCTGCCAAAAATTCTTCCATCTGTGCATAGCTGCCTCCAGTAAGCATTGTCCCAGCCACGGCACTACGATTTATATCCATTTCTTCAACATCGTCAGGTTGACTTTTGATTTCCCCTTTGTAGTGGCACATAGTGCACACTACGGTGAGCGTTGTCTTCAGACCCGACTGTTTTACGCCAGTTATTTGCAAGTATTGTACACCACAATTTTCCCTATTATCCGCATGGTGgcttatttttttcatttctttaaagATGTGCTACATATTTACAATACTTAGTCCATTTGGAAAAGACGGCGCTTCCTTTGGCCCGGCTGCTGCTACTTTTTCGACTATCAAGCCATCTTCTCCGTCGTCTGAAAATTGTGCCGACGTAGTTTCTTCTGAAGTTTCTACTACTTGTGCTGTTGTAGTTACGACGCATGGTGGAAACATGGTGGATATTTCTTTATGTTTTTCCGGAGCAGCTAAACGACGTCGCATTTCAAGAGTTGCTCTTTTCTTTGAATACCTCCTCGTCGAGGGAAACAACCGTCTTTTTTGCTTCTTCTTATCGCTTGGTCCATTCATCGTTCCACTCATTGCAGCTTCCATTCCACGTATAAATAATGAACACTAAGTAACACTAATCACTAAAAAATACACCTAAAAAATTCACCTAAAATATACACTTAAAAATGAATCACTTAAAATTACACTTAAAAAATATACTTAAGAATAAATCACTTAAAATTCACTTAAAAAATACACTTAAGAATAAATCGCTTAAAATTACACTTAAAAAATACACTTAAGAATAAATCACTTAGAAAGGAACACCTAAACAATTTTCCGATGTTCCAAAAAgtaatgtaatgtaatttttGCGAATTGAGAGACGATGGTGGAACTGAGGGATGGGGGTGGCACTAAGGGATGGTGGTGGAACTGAGGGATGGTGGTGGAACTGAGGGATGGTGATGGAACTGAGGAATGGTGGTGGAACTGAGGGATCGTGGTGGAACTGAGGAATGGTGGTGGAACTGAGGGATCGTGGTGGAACTGAGGGATGGTGGTGGAACTGAGGGATGAGAGTGGAACTGATGGACGGGCGTGACACTGAGTGATATTGGTGGAACTGATTGATAGTGGTGGAATTGAGTGACAGTGGTGGAACTGAGGGATGGGGTGGGGTGCATAGCTTCGAACCCTGGCATCGATCGACGATCCAGTAATTCGAAAGTGACCATGGACAAAGTGGCAACATTACAGAAAGCTGTGGAAGAAGTAAGTAGTTCGCGTTTAATGACACGCGTACGGTGTTTTGTCAGTATTAATTACAACTTtacaatatgtaaattatttatttctagatGGAAATAAAAGGCgaaaaacagaaagaaaaaacgCAGGAAGGAGAGAAGAAGCCTCGAAGAGAAGAGgatgcaaaagaaaaaaaaattcaggAGCCAAAAAACGAAGAGAACCTGTCTAATAACAAAGTAAGTAATGTctctaacatttatttattccgatTTATTTCCCTACGATAAATTACGTATTGGCAAAACCAATACGAACCCATATCACATGTTGACACAAAATGTggagaaaaaataatttacattttcgtATTTCTGTTTCAGATTAGAAGAATGATAAAACAAGTCATTCATCATAGTGCATCAGCCCGGCATGAATTCCGCCGCCAGGAGTTTAGCAGACGAGTACGTGAACACCGTGAACGCGAAATGCTAGAAAGAAGAATCCGGCAATGCCGCGAACGCGAAATGCTAGAAAGAAGAATCCGGGAATGCCGCGAACGCGAAATGCTAGAAAGAAGATTCCGGCAATACCGCGAACGCGAAATAGTAGAAAGAAGACTCCGGCAATACCGCGAACGCGAAATAGTAGAAAGAAGACTGCATGAACATCGTCAACGCGACGTCCTTCCCACAAGATGGGATAATTATCGGGAACGCGACGCGCCGCGTACAAGTTATCGTGGGCGTACCACCCACCACGGGCGAAATGGCCAGCGCCGTGAATATAAACCCAAAGGCGTACAAATTTATAACAATTGCACAATTCAATGtgtacaaaataattgaaataaaaataaattataaactattaataaataatttactatttcatttgCGGACCTCATCCCCTTTCGGTCGCGATATTCTTTTCGGATCAATTGTTTACGATGTTGATGCGCTgctaactttcttatttttaattaatgtttcATAAGACTTTCGTCATTATATTCaagacattttcctgattaaaataagattaACGACGTAACTCGGTTCATGTTTATTAGCAGTAACTTATTCAAGTAAAGTTTTTGATATaagcgtaacatttgaaattacgaaTAAATATATTGCAATAGTAGATTCTAACAGCTGTCCTTTTCTATGTTCGGTGAAACATTAATCAATGTAGGATCTATACGATATAGGCAACAGTTCAGATGTAGAcaagttttgttaaattttcaatttaattaaattagccagaataaatgtatatgtattgaAAAGTCGATAATCGAATTCCTGCGTCGATCAATTAATTCTgagataccgctcgattttaataaacaaatatattgCGTTGTTAAGATATTTGTAaatcaagtttaattaaaatattttaaagaggtccttccaaatcatttttttaataataaattcatttaattctttTAAAAGTTACTGTGTTtcagtttcattttaaatattattaccaCTCCATATCCCATCAAGTATTACTTTTTAGTTTTATTGGAAAACCCTTTGAAtcgtatattaatattattacaaaagaaaagaaaatggaaaacATAACGTGGACAACACAAAGTCCATCGGGATTCGAACTTGTGACCAAAGAGCATGTACCGATTACGAATTAAGACtcccaatttttttttaaaccatTTTTTAAACGCACAAAacaattcatttttaacaaacgAAAGTAACACGCTAAACaacaaaacttttaattaactattttaaacgaaattaatACACTCAAACGCTATTTCTAATTGTTCTCGACAACTTTCTCGTATTTTTATTCGTTCTCGAAACGTCTTTCGCCTCTGAAATTCGCTCagagatttcctgattaaaatgacaccaaacatgatataattacgttaataattgcgtgtgtaacgagtgattaaagtttttaacttaaaggaggacggcgaatggaaaagaaagagaagcagaaggttgacgctttcggcaaacatgaaagactcgtgcgtcttctgtcttttaaattcaaaaatcaaaattctttatttttggggtttcatcaatgaaactttaattatcgtattcgtctcgtttttctgattaaaatggtactaaacacggtataattaaaatcataattacttgtatagcaagcctttaggaggaattcgcacctctaccgtaaatgttacaatcgagaccggcaaaagtaacatttacggagtgaatactgtatatgtttcgaattcgtctcgatgtcctctaaagctatgaataaaaaaaaatgtatgttcctatttaagaaacccaaggtgaccttgactttgccaagagaacaaactgttttcaaaatttgctttactaatatctattgtgcacttcataccctgcaaattttattctaaactttttttcgtaaggtggctgcaagtgggagaaaaatcgtgagtagcgttacaggtaacaccctgtatatgtatgcattttgttattattgctattttaatttgttgaaataaaatactcaaagaaatatttatgtcCAAAAATGATAGGTCATCGCCGTTACTGCGGCAATAAAGTAATTGGGAAAAAGTTACGGTTGAACGTGCAGCTAGTTTTATTACGATCACATGCGATAAAAGTTGACCGCTTGTAGATTGAAACCATCGAAGACTGTCATAATTCGAATAAgttaagtttcaaaatatttaagacAAAAACTATAgattaacaaaaaattatagataaaaattaACCACAAATTATTGATCACTGTCAGCCATTAGCTGTGGAAAAGAtgcatattaatataatttcaatgaatATACTTTTCGTAATACGACAGAATTACTAtgtatcagagtgagaaaaccatatatatgttctgtccttttTCCACTAAACTGTTTGGTCAACCACGAACATTTATGATTTCCCCGGTTTCATGAACTTGCCACTCTTTTTCCGATCTCTCACTCAGCCACATAACTGTttcttgttacgaatcaataccGTATAACTTGAATTACGTCCTGTTTGCTCTCagtttaatcaggaaaatgtcacgaatatgatgaagcaagttgtataaaaaatggataagaaataaaaagttaaCAAAGCATTAGCATTgcaaacaattaaatttttattcttgtacCACAGTGCCTACTCTAAGGAATTTCTTTCGGGACGGCACGTTAATTCATagtacagtattgcctcgaaataAACAATAGTTTCGaagcctcgaaattagcaaatttttatccccacttctttgattgaagcccgccgctgagtgagagatccgagaagaAATGAGAGATCcgtgaaaccgaagaagtcataaattttcacggtcgaccgaaCAGAATAGTATagagaggacagaacatatatattgttttctcactttgatgcatagcgattctgtcgtattaTGGAAAGTATATTCtctgaaattatattatatcaatatgattttttttaaatctaatggctGACAATGATCAACAGTTTCAGGTACATTTTCATtcataaattcaattaatttatttaacaaaaataaaaaaatgttgaaggaaaaattatttaataattttacttttttttctctccGATTCCGTAATATTATATCGTAAATGAAATCTGACGATTCTGATGAATTGTGAAGAATACacaattctccaaaatctaacgttaaaatatttttattcttgcatcACAGTGTCTattgtaagattttattttgctttggtaTATACACTACACGGTACAGTATTGCCTCGTAACAAGCAACACGTTTGGGACCGGCCAGTTGATTATTTCGAGGGTGATATgctattcggcttgcctttgttcccgagcgcgctGATGGtggcggtaaactataaagtaatcggtcgagcagcgatgttattctttagacaaggacagaacatagtatgctttccttttttaatacagtaaatattcgatatgtgcacaaatgataagtacgatatgtgcaccaaagttatccccatcactgggggggaagaccccttcaaACGCCAAGAAGttcgatcgccgagaaatgtaacatgatccggggtcgggtacatccgtgaagcaatacatatacaaatataaaacttttttattttttatttttcagagaTCCAACTTTGACCAATACATAGATTCTTTAGATTTTGCTGATTAaaagaagaccaaacacggcataatttgggctatatttactggtttaattgacgataaaagtttctcacgtcgaagaggatagagagtcaaaaagaaagagacgctacgattgtggcagtcggcaaagatcaaaagtctgttcaattgtttgTAATGCTTAAGGCGAGTGTcccgcggcggccatcttgtttgcatagatcagcgtctgtctcactcatgcagcttcgaaaattcgactttattctgtacagagtatttattactatctaaaacgaccagagcggcctgtagagaagtccactgatggccgctgtactcgtaaaaacttcattttcgcaatattcaagcgttaaagtcgaatttcagaaaatcgagtcgtttctcTCACACCAATGCGATGTGCGAGGAAGACGAGGCGATTTCCGAAATTCGACTTTAACgcttgaatattgcgaaaatgaagtttttacgagtacagcggCCATCAGTGGACTTTCCTACAGGCCGCTCTGGTCGttttagatagtaataaatactctgtacagaataaagtcgaattttcgaaggtgcatgagtgagacagacgctgatctaGGCAAGCCAGATGGCCGTAAGCCGTGAAATATAGTTCAACGATTATCCGATAGCAGCGCTCGTAGTATTTTTCGcctattttgacatttttggccAAGTTACCTAGAGCgtcgataaaaatacgaaacggTCGATAACTGTTCATAGTTTTCAGAACTGTGCTCGTCATATATTTCATTGCATTATTCATTTgataacgaattaaaaatacccAAATATTTTCAATCGCATCATGTTCTGTTTATATTTCGTATACTTTATCGCAATAAGCAGTAGTGTTATAAGTGTGGGGTGCGAGATAAGAATGTTTGTGCGGTATATATCAAAGCGATGTGCGAATGAAGAGTGTTTGGATCGATTACAACGTGAATGAAGAGTGTTTGGATCGGGTGACAATTCGTCGTAATAGGAATGCGTGTGTGATTGAATTTGGGGGAGGAAGTGTATCGTGGAGTCAGAATAAATTGAGGAGTCGAGCGTAAGAATCGAGCATGAGAGATTGAAAAGTAAAGTCGTGCGCGAATTGTATCTTGTTGTTTttcttatattaaatacttttgtCTTCTAAAACGACATATTTCAGAATGACGCGTAATATACTTTTCATTCCTTCAAATAAAGATTTTCTGAATTGTATTTGAGAAACcttgtaataatttttgacGTGTTTTGCTCAAACGCATCCaacggaattttttatttttaacaatttatcagaATCGTCGGATCTCATTTACGATACAATAGTATGAAATCGGAGAGAAAAAAGTTCGTGTTGATTGCCGGGAATCGAACCCGGAACCACAAGATTTTAATAACAGAACCACGGAAttttaataacagaaaataatataacacattatctcttgccggctgttaattcgtcttcttattataaaatatatttgaaataattatgaataattatcaaaatgtgacATTAATGCATTAGCTTCTGATGTAAAAatctttttgaattattgttatacattttatatccataagataaaaagaaattgtatataatagtacATGCGGTAGTATTTAACATAATACTGGAACTATTGTGGATAATATTAcgtaacctaacccatattaaaagtattacaaaaaagtaaattaaaaaaatataacatgaaaaaactaaaaaactgtTCAAACCAACGGGATTCGATCCCGCGCTCTAAAGATTACGAGGAAAGATTCCTACCAATTTCGCCAATAATACTTTAGAACTCGTTTTCTATGTTTCTGAATATAAGGAAATatgacgtaaaattaataaatgtagtttttcattttttacaactacaatttgcaataaaaaaatgtgaaaaaattctgtaatgtgtgctatgtgaatctcaatgttttagaattttttcggaatttttgtacgagattaaataggcaaaataggccaaaaaccgaaattctgtttttccctttttactGCGTCCATGGTTGAgataaggggttgaaacttgatgtaagatgtttttttttgatatgctatcgactgtcgtattggatatttcatttggctcaagtgcatttttgatcatcccctccctctttcctcgagtcgcgctcgctaggattaggaaacttggctttccgtatttctacaatttgcttgatgtctaaaaatagattgatagatatggcaacagcgtaataatccggcaacgatgccttcgcgtcGTTTCTCTGCCAAAAGGTGGCgggtaataggaataggaataggtgggcaatagagtttaggtatatttctagatctagtcgatagatgacacgacgcgagttgtctagtttaCAGATTTTCTATTTCTAGTATTCTCCGTTCATAGACATCGTCGCTTTGATCGATTCGGAGGTAAACAAAAACGGGACACTCCCCTTAAGCAttgcaaacttttttatttttcatccatttttttatataactttttccatcatattcgtgacgttttcctgattaaaatgagaccaaacacgacgtaatttgagttatatttacttacaatatcTTGTTAGGGTAAAATTggcgatgtacgcgtaacacttgaaattacaagtaaatatgtcccgaagtatgtcgtgtttggtcttattttaatgaaaaaaatgttacaaatatgatggaaaaaatttcaacaaaaaaaaaatcaaaaataaagaagttttattcttgcattaggagtgtccttctagtaaggtcactgtttgtttacgttcagtctccttcgctcgaaatgtaggaactgtacgatatctgcaccagttcgatcccgagaatggtgcacatatcgaatatttactgtagtaGTAAAATTTCGTGAATGGAACATGTACATAAT is from Megachile rotundata isolate GNS110a chromosome 2, iyMegRotu1, whole genome shotgun sequence and encodes:
- the LOC143265855 gene encoding uncharacterized protein LOC143265855 produces the protein MDKVATLQKAVEEMEIKGEKQKEKTQEGEKKPRREEDAKEKKIQEPKNEENLSNNKIRRMIKQVIHHSASARHEFRRQEFSRRVREHREREMLERRIRQCREREMLERRIRECREREMLERRFRQYREREIVERRLRQYREREIVERRLHEHRQRDVLPTRWDNYRERDAPRTSYRGRTTHHGRNGQRREYKPKGVQIYNNCTIQCVQNN